A genomic region of Runella rosea contains the following coding sequences:
- a CDS encoding FKBP-type peptidyl-prolyl cis-trans isomerase has translation MKFKSILSLFAAGALLAACNNRVSVSDTGLKYQIHDQKGDGRKPKIGDILTVQLVLKNSRDSVLRDTYKEGRPLQVMLQTPPFKGSFEEGLAMLAKGDSASFFVSADSLFTRMMQPLPPGIAKGTDIQFTVKVIEVQNEQEFQKGQAAAREGQVKVDAKIIDAYVAKNSLKTVETPSGLNYVIVKEGDGVKPVAGNMVSVHYVGKLLDGKEFDSSYKNPQSGGKPVDFPIGQGMVIPGWEEGIMNMKKGGKSTFIIPSSLAYGEAGSPGTIPPNSVLVFDVELVDVKNAPKQQ, from the coding sequence ATGAAATTTAAATCAATACTTTCTTTGTTTGCGGCGGGAGCCTTGCTTGCTGCGTGTAACAATCGCGTCAGTGTAAGCGATACAGGCTTAAAATATCAAATTCATGACCAAAAAGGTGATGGCCGCAAACCCAAAATCGGTGATATATTGACAGTACAATTGGTACTGAAAAACAGCCGTGACTCGGTGTTGCGTGATACCTATAAAGAAGGCCGTCCTCTTCAGGTGATGCTCCAAACGCCTCCGTTCAAAGGGTCTTTTGAAGAAGGGTTGGCTATGCTTGCCAAAGGCGATAGCGCTTCCTTTTTTGTAAGCGCAGACTCGCTCTTTACGCGTATGATGCAACCTCTGCCTCCAGGAATTGCTAAAGGAACAGATATCCAGTTTACGGTAAAAGTCATTGAAGTTCAAAACGAGCAGGAGTTCCAGAAAGGACAAGCCGCCGCTCGCGAAGGACAGGTAAAAGTGGATGCTAAAATCATTGATGCCTACGTAGCTAAAAATTCTTTGAAAACCGTTGAAACGCCATCGGGGTTAAACTACGTAATCGTAAAAGAAGGTGATGGAGTTAAGCCTGTGGCAGGCAATATGGTATCTGTTCATTACGTTGGAAAATTGTTGGATGGCAAAGAATTTGATAGTTCTTACAAAAATCCGCAGAGTGGTGGCAAACCCGTTGATTTTCCAATTGGCCAGGGAATGGTTATCCCAGGCTGGGAAGAAGGAATCATGAACATGAAAAAAGGCGGGAAAAGCACGTTTATTATCCCATCAAGCTTAGCTTATGGGGAGGCAGGTTCTCCAGGTACTATTCCGCC
- a CDS encoding nucleoside-diphosphate kinase, which translates to MTTNRTFTMIKPDAVADGNSGAILKLIEEAGFRIVALKKTLLTKERAGEFYAVHAERPFYNDLCNYMSSGPIYAAILEKENAVADFRTLIGATNPAQAAEGTIRKLFAKSIEANAVHGSDSDENAALEGSFYFSKTEQF; encoded by the coding sequence ATGACGACTAACCGAACATTTACGATGATTAAGCCAGACGCCGTGGCGGATGGTAACTCAGGGGCTATTCTCAAATTAATTGAAGAAGCAGGATTCCGAATTGTAGCATTGAAAAAGACATTGTTGACCAAAGAGCGGGCGGGTGAGTTTTATGCCGTACACGCCGAGCGGCCTTTTTACAACGACCTTTGCAATTATATGTCGTCGGGCCCGATTTATGCGGCCATCTTAGAGAAGGAAAACGCAGTTGCGGACTTCCGTACCTTGATTGGAGCAACCAACCCTGCTCAAGCAGCGGAAGGAACCATCCGCAAATTGTTTGCCAAGTCTATCGAAGCAAACGCCGTTCACGGCTCTGACTCTGACGAAAATGCCGCTCTTGAAGGTAGTTTTTACTTTTCAAAAACAGAACAGTTTTAA
- a CDS encoding DHH family phosphoesterase, translating into MQQWNAFYELINSDSKRFVILTHQNPDADAIGSSLGWKLYLQKKGHTATVIVPNECPSNLRWMPDYAEVITFDQNAQTVTQSKKLLQEADVICCLDFNALHRIKGLGSLAQSSTAIKILIDHHLEPEPFADFEFSDTTKAATAQYIWEIIKQMGDAELVDKPMAECLYAGIMTDTGSFRHGNTTPEVHLAVADLMRTGLNTNYVHRAIFDNNSLGRTRLLGYVLSEKLTWLPEYRTVYMTLSLEELKRFNSEIGDTEGIVNFGLSLENVVMSVLLIERRDEIKLSFRSVQDFSVRELANKYFSGGGHKNASGGRTSTSLPETVNLLLSILPEYQTQLLNVEK; encoded by the coding sequence ATGCAACAGTGGAACGCCTTTTACGAGCTTATTAATTCGGATTCAAAACGTTTTGTGATTCTTACCCACCAAAACCCCGACGCAGATGCGATTGGGTCGTCGTTGGGGTGGAAACTGTACCTTCAGAAAAAAGGACACACCGCTACGGTTATTGTTCCTAATGAATGCCCATCAAATTTGCGTTGGATGCCCGATTATGCCGAGGTGATTACATTTGATCAAAATGCACAGACGGTTACTCAATCCAAAAAACTTCTCCAAGAAGCTGATGTCATCTGTTGTTTGGATTTTAATGCATTGCATCGAATCAAAGGCTTGGGGAGTTTGGCGCAAAGCTCGACGGCAATTAAAATATTGATTGACCATCATTTGGAGCCAGAACCGTTTGCTGATTTTGAGTTTTCAGACACTACCAAGGCCGCTACTGCTCAGTATATTTGGGAAATTATTAAACAAATGGGTGATGCTGAATTGGTAGATAAACCCATGGCAGAATGTCTCTATGCAGGTATCATGACCGATACTGGTTCTTTCAGACACGGTAACACTACGCCCGAAGTACACTTAGCGGTGGCCGATTTGATGAGGACGGGCTTGAATACAAACTATGTTCACCGGGCTATTTTTGACAATAATTCATTGGGAAGAACCCGACTACTTGGATATGTATTGTCGGAAAAACTTACTTGGTTGCCCGAATACCGCACCGTTTATATGACGCTTTCACTTGAGGAACTCAAACGGTTTAATTCCGAGATTGGAGATACGGAGGGAATTGTCAATTTTGGCCTTTCGCTCGAAAACGTTGTAATGTCTGTATTGCTCATTGAGCGCCGTGATGAAATAAAACTTTCGTTTCGTTCGGTACAAGATTTTTCAGTGCGCGAACTTGCCAACAAATATTTTTCAGGAGGAGGGCACAAGAATGCTTCGGGCGGACGTACAAGTACGAGCTTACCAGAAACAGTAAATTTGCTTTTATCCATCTTGCCCGAATACCAAACCCAACTTTTAAACGTTGAAAAATAG